One Stratiformator vulcanicus genomic window, TCGGTGCTTCGTTCTCTCCAAATCGACCGACTTCTTTAGGCAACTCAATCGCACTGCGCCCAAGCGACCCAGATCGAGTCGGCGGTGTGAACCTTGGGTCTGGCTCTGGTGGGATACGACTACCGATTTTAATATTGCTTTGTTCCGTTGCCGACGGCTCATCAAGATCGGATGTGCCTGCCGCGGCTTCGGGCGAGACGTTGTACTTCTCCAAGAACTCGGCCCGCAGTTGTGATGTTGCGTCGTCTGCCGAAATCGACTTCGCAAACAGAGCCAAAGCCGCCATCGCGAGGAGCAAATGCGAGTGCTTTTTCATGAAATTTTCCCAGTAACAACAGTTTTTCGGATCGCCTCTTCGTCGGTCACGGCGCCAATGAAGATGGGAGAATAGATGTGCGAACATAAGACTCGTGAGTGTTTCAGTACAGCAGGAACATGGAATTTTCCCCACTCTTTGTAAATTCAGTAGAATCCCCAATATCCGTAGCTGGAGCATGGACGTGACCGGGCGGGGGTCCTGCCAAGAGCCGCATGGAAGTGGACGCATGGCAATATTAAGCGCCGTTCCTGGCAAGGATGTTCAGACTTGTGTTCGACCTTTTGAATTGCTTCAGGAATGATCGCGCACCCAACTCGCGTGTCATGGGAAGCATTCACCATTTGCCGAAAGACACCCCATGCCCCGTCATAAGCGTTCCGCGCCTCCTGGCCCGAGTACCGAGAACGCGGAGATTGTTCCTCGGGTGCAGGTCGATCGTGACCTTAAACGGCAGACGAGATATTGATGTTGGAGTCTCGGCAGAATGCGGGGATTGAGGATCGCTTCATTGATGGGTACCGACCAAGCAGGGGAGGCGGGATGCCGACAGGCACAAGATGTTGTTCGAGCGGTCGATTGAAACGGAATCCTCTCAAACAGCATCTTGTCGCTTCGTGACCCGGCCGTCATGACGGTCGGGCCACCCGCTATGCACCCCTAATTTTCTTTTGAATCTGCTCGGTCACGCGGGTAACCTTCGAGGGAATGTCCACCCGTCGAGGAGTCGTCTGATGTTGCAACTGCGTTGTGTCAGTGTTTCGCTGCTTTCAATTTTGTGTCTCTGCGTGCTCTCGTTGGAGTCGGTTGCCGCCGACTGGGAGGCGGTGAAACTGAAGCGGGATTCGGTCTCGTACGGGCGGATCAGCGGAAGCGGGATCGCCGTCGATGGGCGGTTCACCGACACCGGCCGCACCTACGACGTGCTGGAGGAGCGGGACCGCTACGTCAGGATCACCGACGGCACGAACTCAGGCTGGGTCTTCAAGATCAGCGTGACGGCGGTCGAGAAGCCGAACGCGCCGCAGCGGTCGGGGACGCGGATCGACCGCAATCACCCGCTCGTAGGCAAGCGGGTGACCGTTATCAAGTGGGACGCCGAGTTCAAAGTCGGTCGCGACGTGGTGGGGACCAGTACGTTGGGGGACGACTACACCGTGGCCGGCGTCTCCGGGAACTGGCTGTGGCTGGAAATCCGCGGCGGCTGCTACATTAACCGCCGCGACGTGGTGCCGTATGACGAGGCGATCGCTCACTTCACCGCGAAGATCTGGCGGGATGCCTCGGCAACGAATTACAACGACCGCGGGGCCACGTGGACTGAACGTGGCGAGTTCGACATCGCGATCGGCGACTACAACGAGGCGATCCGCAAGGACCCCAACTCTGCAGCGTCCTTCAACAACCGCGGTGTCGCGTACTTCAACAAAGGCGATTACGACCGGGCGATCGCGGACTACGACGAGGCCATCCGGCTCGATCCGAAGGAAGCCGTGTCCTTCGGCAGCCGCGGCGACGCGTACAACCGCAAAGGCGATTACGACCGAGCGATTGCGGACTCCAGCGAGGCCATTCGGCTCGATCCGAAATACGCATCCGCCTTCGCTGGCCGCGGCAACGCGTACGCGGACAAAGGCGATTACGACCGGGCGATTGCCGACTACAGCGAGGCGATTCGGCTCGATCCGAAGGAAGCCTTGGCCTTCAACAACCGCGGCACCGCGTACTTCAACAAAGGCGATTACGACCGGGCGATCGCCGACTACGGCGAGGCCATCCGGCTCGATCCGAAATTCGCCTTGGCCTTCAACAACCGCGGCGTCGCGTACAATCGCAAAGGCGATTACGACCGGGCGATTGCGGACTCCAGCGAGGCGATTCGGCTTGATCCGAAATACGCCTTAGCCTTCAACAACCGCGGCTTCGCGTACTTCAACAANGGCGATTACGACCGGGCAATCGCCGACTACGGCGAGGCGATTCGGCTTGATCCGAAATACGACTTGGCCTTTCGCAACCGCGGCAACGCGCACGCCAACAAAGGCAATTACGACCGGGCGATTGCGGACTACGGCGAGGCGATTCGGCTTGATCCAAAGAAAGCCGGGANTTTCGACAACCGCGGCCTTGCGTACGCCAACAAAGGCGACTACGACCGCGCGATCGCGGACTACAGCGAGGCGATTCGGCTCGATCCGAAATACGCATCCGCCTTCGCTGGCCGCGGCAACGCGTACGCGGACAAAGGCGATTACGACCGGGCGATTGCCGACTACAGCGAGGCGATTCGGCTTGATCCGAAATACGACTTGGCCTTTCGCAACCGCGGCAACGCGCACGCCAACAAAGGCAATTACGACCGGGCGATTGCGGACTACGGCGAGGCGATTCGACTCGATTCGAAATACAGTTACGCCCTGAACCAATTAGCCTGGCTGCTGGCGACCTGCCCGGACGCGGCTTACCGCGACGGCGAACGCGCCGTCGAGTTGGGAACCAAGGCTTGCGAGCTGAGCGGGTGGGAGACTGGCAATTGGATCGACACGCTCGCCGCGGCCTATGCCGAGGCGGGTGACTGGGA contains:
- a CDS encoding tetratricopeptide repeat protein, which codes for MLQLRCVSVSLLSILCLCVLSLESVAADWEAVKLKRDSVSYGRISGSGIAVDGRFTDTGRTYDVLEERDRYVRITDGTNSGWVFKISVTAVEKPNAPQRSGTRIDRNHPLVGKRVTVIKWDAEFKVGRDVVGTSTLGDDYTVAGVSGNWLWLEIRGGCYINRRDVVPYDEAIAHFTAKIWRDASATNYNDRGATWTERGEFDIAIGDYNEAIRKDPNSAASFNNRGVAYFNKGDYDRAIADYDEAIRLDPKEAVSFGSRGDAYNRKGDYDRAIADSSEAIRLDPKYASAFAGRGNAYADKGDYDRAIADYSEAIRLDPKEALAFNNRGTAYFNKGDYDRAIADYGEAIRLDPKFALAFNNRGVAYNRKGDYDRAIADSSEAIRLDPKYALAFNNRGFAYFNXGDYDRAIADYGEAIRLDPKYDLAFRNRGNAHANKGNYDRAIADYGEAIRLDPKKAGXFDNRGLAYANKGDYDRAIADYSEAIRLDPKYASAFAGRGNAYADKGDYDRAIADYSEAIRLDPKYDLAFRNRGNAHANKGNYDRAIADYGEAIRLDSKYSYALNQLAWLLATCPDAAYRDGERAVELGTKACELSGWETGNWIDTLAAAYAEAGDWEKAVEMQRKAIKIVPADQKEDFRSRLELYQSEKPYREE